One window from the genome of Oncorhynchus gorbuscha isolate QuinsamMale2020 ecotype Even-year linkage group LG14, OgorEven_v1.0, whole genome shotgun sequence encodes:
- the vgll2a gene encoding transcription cofactor vestigial-like protein 2a isoform X2, translating into MSCLDVMYQVYGPPPQPYFAAAYSPYHHQKLAFYSKMQEAQESISGGSSFSNLPGPTIKEEDCAREKDHPPEAEYLNSRCVLFTYFHGDISSVVDEHFSRALSQPTSYVHGSASNKSARDGLFPMSQRSFPPSFWNSAYQPSSLSSALGSSYSDIPFPGDPYSSASLHSHLHQATPEPWHHSHHHHHSYSLGGAIGTQGSPYPRPSMHEVYGTHFDPRYSSLLVPSVRPHRLPPSTVPGPSASPCDIGKSESVSSAWTGAFTGADISQSIGLNVDAARRYTFSGGNILS; encoded by the exons ATGAGCTGCTTGGATGTTATGTATCAAGTGTATGGTCCACCACCTCAGCCTTATTTTGCCGCAGCGTATAGCCCATATCATCACCAG AAATTGGCATTTTATTCCAAAATGCAAGAAGCGCAAGAGAGCATCAGCGGGGGCAGCTCGTTCTCAAATCTCCCTGGGCCGACGATTAAGGAGGAAGACTGCGCGCGAGAGAAGGATCACCCTCCGGAGGCCGAGTACCTGAACTCGCGATGCGTGCTTTTCACCTACTTCCACGGGGACATCAGCTCGGTGGTGGACGAGCACTTCAGCCGGGCcctcagccagccaaccagctaCGTCCACGGGTCGGCGAGCAACAAGTCTGCACGAG ATGGATTATTCCCGATGAGCCAGAGGAGTTTCCCCCCATCCTTCTGGAACAGTGCGTACCAGCCCTCGTCCCTGAGCAGTGCCTTAGGATCCTCCTACTCAGACATACCCTTCCCTGGGGACCCCTACTCCTCTGCCTCTCTACACAGCCACCTCCACCAGGCCACCCCAGAGCCCTGGCACcactcacaccaccaccaccattcttACTCACTCGGTGGGGCCATCGGCACCCAGGGCTCCCCCTACCCTCGACCCAGCATGCACGAAGTCTACGGCACGCACTTTGACCCCCGCTACAGTTCTCTGCTGGTGCCCTCTGTCCGGCCGCACCGACTCCCTCCATCCACTGTCCCCGGACCCAGTGCCTCACCGTGTGACATTGGGAAGAGCGAGTCAGTCAGCTCGGCCTGGACTGGGGCGTTCACAGGGGCAGACATCAGCCAGAGCATCGGCCTCAATGTGGATGCAG CTCGACGCTACACCTTCAGTGGCGGAAACATCCTCAGCTGA
- the vgll2a gene encoding transcription cofactor vestigial-like protein 2a isoform X1, giving the protein MSCLDVMYQVYGPPPQPYFAAAYSPYHHQKLAFYSKMQEAQESISGGSSFSNLPGPTIKEEDCAREKDHPPEAEYLNSRCVLFTYFHGDISSVVDEHFSRALSQPTSYVHGSASNKSARDGLFPMSQRSFPPSFWNSAYQPSSLSSALGSSYSDIPFPGDPYSSASLHSHLHQATPEPWHHSHHHHHSYSLGGAIGTQGSPYPRPSMHEVYGTHFDPRYSSLLVPSVRPHRLPPSTVPGPSASPCDIGKSESVSSAWTGAFTGADISQSIGLNVDAGLQVQDKSKDLYWF; this is encoded by the exons ATGAGCTGCTTGGATGTTATGTATCAAGTGTATGGTCCACCACCTCAGCCTTATTTTGCCGCAGCGTATAGCCCATATCATCACCAG AAATTGGCATTTTATTCCAAAATGCAAGAAGCGCAAGAGAGCATCAGCGGGGGCAGCTCGTTCTCAAATCTCCCTGGGCCGACGATTAAGGAGGAAGACTGCGCGCGAGAGAAGGATCACCCTCCGGAGGCCGAGTACCTGAACTCGCGATGCGTGCTTTTCACCTACTTCCACGGGGACATCAGCTCGGTGGTGGACGAGCACTTCAGCCGGGCcctcagccagccaaccagctaCGTCCACGGGTCGGCGAGCAACAAGTCTGCACGAG ATGGATTATTCCCGATGAGCCAGAGGAGTTTCCCCCCATCCTTCTGGAACAGTGCGTACCAGCCCTCGTCCCTGAGCAGTGCCTTAGGATCCTCCTACTCAGACATACCCTTCCCTGGGGACCCCTACTCCTCTGCCTCTCTACACAGCCACCTCCACCAGGCCACCCCAGAGCCCTGGCACcactcacaccaccaccaccattcttACTCACTCGGTGGGGCCATCGGCACCCAGGGCTCCCCCTACCCTCGACCCAGCATGCACGAAGTCTACGGCACGCACTTTGACCCCCGCTACAGTTCTCTGCTGGTGCCCTCTGTCCGGCCGCACCGACTCCCTCCATCCACTGTCCCCGGACCCAGTGCCTCACCGTGTGACATTGGGAAGAGCGAGTCAGTCAGCTCGGCCTGGACTGGGGCGTTCACAGGGGCAGACATCAGCCAGAGCATCGGCCTCAATGTGGATGCAG gTCTGCAGGTCCAGGATAAGAGCAAGGACTTGTACTGGTTTTAA